From a single Rutidosis leptorrhynchoides isolate AG116_Rl617_1_P2 chromosome 5, CSIRO_AGI_Rlap_v1, whole genome shotgun sequence genomic region:
- the LOC139847690 gene encoding uncharacterized protein: MTMMQMGCSSFDQENKIGTMGYDQHHEDDDSFSSDVSSVVSSDDESSDDVFEEESSSSNNNSISRTNENILGDMSDLLQQLPSKKGLSKHFQGKSQSFTSLSKVLCLEDLAKPENPYNKKLKSCKSYVALSRMLPPPTRSASSSKLFNKNRASCSSSSIGRNGSYLGLNNSNRPPTHPSHQTNSATNGSGFSSQTPLFV; encoded by the exons ATGACAATGATGCAAATGGGTTGTTCTTCATTCGATCAAGAAAACAAGATTGGAACCATGGGTTATGATCAGCATCATGAGGATGATGATTCATTTTCATCGGACGTTTCAAGTGTCGTATCTTCTGACGATGAATCATCAGACGATGTATTCGAAGAAGAGAGTTCGTCCTCGAATAACAATAGTATTTCGAGGACGAATGAAAATATTTTAGGAGATATGTCAGATCTCCTTCAACAACTCCCCTCCAA GAAAGGGTTATCTAAGCACTTTCAAGGGAAGTCACAATCTTTTACATCTTTATCAAAAGTGTTGTGTTTGGAAGATCTTGCAAAACCAGAAAACCCTTACAACAAGAAACTAAAATCATGCAAAAGTTATGTGGCGTTATCAAGAATGCTTCCACCACCTACAAGAAGTGCTTCTTCTTCAAAGCTATTTAATAAAAATAGAGCTTCTTGTTCATCATCAAGTATAGGAAGAAATGGTAGCTATCTTGGATTAAATAATAGCAATAGGCCACCAACTCATCCATCTCATCAAACCAATAGTGCTACAAATGGTTCTGGTTTTTCAAGTCAAACCCCTTTATTTGTTTGA